The sequence cccgcgCAGGGGAGGGGAAAGCTAGGGGGCCCCGTACCTCCGTGCCAGGCCTCTGCCGAGGAGCACCAAGCCTCGGTCCCCTCCAGCCGGGCCCTACACCGCCTCCGGGGCCCTCCCAGCGGGCCGGTCCCAGGCGGTGCCTcccgcccccgcgccgcccctcGCCACCCCGGGTCCCCCCgccgcggcgcggggccgccattttgtgtgtgtgtgcggggtattgggggggggggggcagcccccttTCGGCTGTCCCGCGGCTTCCCTTCGTTATCaggggggtatttggggatccgagccccttcccctccgcccCGCTCGGCAGCCCGAGGGGACGGCaccggcccgccccgcccgtACGGGCTGATTGGCCGTGTCCCGGCTCCGCCACCGCCGCTTCGGCCTCGGGCTCTGGCTTCCGAGATGGCGGCGCAGGTGCTCGGCAAGGCGCTGGTGTCCGCCAAATGGCTGTCCGAGGCCGTGAAGGCCGGGCGGGTCGGGGCTGGCTTGCGGGTGCTCGATGCCTCCTGGTACCCGCCGCAGGAGCGAAACGCCCGGCAGGAGTTCAGGGAGAGCCACATCCCCGGGGCGTCCTTCTTCGACATCGAAGAGTGCCGGGACAAGTCGTCCCCGTACGACTTCATGCTGCCCAGCGAGGCTCACTTCGCCGACTACGTGGGGCACCTGGGGATCGGCAACGACACCCACGTCGTGGTGTACGATGGGGACAAGGTGGGCACTTTCTACGCCCCCCGTGCCTGGTGGATGTTTCGGGTCTTCGGGCACCGCGAGGTGTCGGTGCTGAACGGCGGCTTCAAGAACTGGGTGAAGGAGGGCCACCCCGTGACGGCCGAGGTCAGCCAGCCCACGCCAGCTGTGTTTAAGGCCAAGCTGGACAAGACCCTGCTGAAGACCTTCGAGGAGATGATGGAGAATGTGGGGTCCAGGCGGTTCCAGGTAGTGGATTCCCGCCCCGAGGGCCGGTTTCGGGGGACTGAGCTGGACCAAGGTAAAGAAGGGGGAACAGCACCCGACCCCTGCACTGAAGTAGGATGAGTGTTGATGATAGTCTGAGTGTAATAATTCTTCACGGCCAGCAGGCATGCATCAGCCTAACTCATGGATTAAGGCATATGCGGTTGAGCATTTGGATCCCGGCGCCCTCATGGGATGCTTTTCTTGAAATTCATTATAAAGCTGCAGgagaaaatagcagaaaaagaagcaggaaCACCTGGAGGTCTGCAGTCAGTTGGCTCCAGGATCCCCTATACCACACCCTGCAGCAGTTAATCAGACAGAATGCAAACATGGGAGATGAGAGCTTCCAGGGTGTTCTTTAGGGCCCAGTCTAATAGTAACAGGCACATACAATCAGTATTAAGACAGGCACCTCTCACCTATGTGAATGCACCAGCAAAAGTCCATGTTGTGTTACGCAGTGCTGTAACCCAagagacattttcctttttggtcTGATTCCCAACAAATAGAGAACTTGCTGGTTGTGATCAAAGGTCATTTGCTCTCTGCTGTATATCTAACAGGCTTAAATAAGGAAAGCCCCAAACCTTTCCCGAACGTTTGTGCTGTCACCCTGTCTCTTTTTGCAagtaaaaggaataaaaattgaTTTAGTTATCTCAGGCCCATGCTGGATATGCAAGCAACAGAGGTGGGAGAAATAACATGTGCAGTGGGGACAGCTGGTACAGCAGCGTGCTTCAAATGAAATTCAAGTTGGTTGCTAAAGGAGGCCCATAGTGTGTAATTTAAGCCTTCGTATATTGCAGAATGTCTTCCCCTCCAAATCAGTAtcagaaatggctttaaaactCTGGACATtgaaaaacaatatgaaaaacTCAGCAACAGTCTGGTCATGAGTTATGATCTGCTCCACAGGAGTGgatgtgcagcaggtttctgtgttcctgtggctgtgctgtgcctcCACGTCGCAGATGCGCTGTCACTCTGTCCTGAACGTTTCATTATGTGTGTGCTGCTTCGCAGCCATCGAGTGGGACACTGCGTCCCAAGCTCTGAGGACCTAATCCTGAAATAAATTCCCCCAGCCAAACCTCAGGACTGTTTCGCTGTAATGGCTCTGTGCACGTGGTTCGCCTAAGTGTCTGTAGTGAACCCTAAACACTTGACCTGTGCTTGATGCTGCAGAAGGTGGATGGATGGGAGTGATAGCAGATATTGTTGCAGGGAGAGAGTGGAGTTAGGCTTATCACTCATTCTGTTTCTTCACCTATTGCAGCCCATCAAAGTGAAGGTGGAATTTTAATCTTAAGACCTGAATAAAGCCCCCTTGCTGATAGAGCTGATGGATTTCACATTCTCTTTTCCAAAGTGGAGTTGTCACTGGGTGACAAATACCGCAGCCCCTGACATCAtcttgaaaacagatttctccTTTGAAATGAGTCAGCATGGAATAGTTTATTTGTGGTGGTCCAGTTTTGCTTCCCACAGCAGATCCAGCAGGGTAagcactccagctgcagctgctcgTTCTGCAAGAGCTCGACAGCTTTCTGAGCCAGGCCAGCCAATAGCTGTGCTACAGCCAGCGGTGGGTAAAAGGCAGTGCTTACACCTAAAAGAACAATTTGAAATCAATGCTGATTAATTACAGGGGTCATTCCATCAGGGAGGAGAAACATAGCCTGCAATTTAGAAAAGAAGAATGGTCTTGAGGTTAAGGAACTTAATGTGTTCTCAGGTGATTTCAGTTTAATTATTGCCTCAGCTCTTGACTTCTTAATTAAGTCCATTAATCTCTCCAGTTCCATGGACTCCATCACCAGAAGAGGCTAATTTCAGCTGATGCTTTTGTCTGCTTAGTTTTTCACTTCCTTATGGTAGGAATTAGCTGcccctgctttatttttatgcagCAGTCACCTTGCTGGTGACTTAGATCTTGTAATGTGTAAGATAAGTCACGATACATACTTCATTTTCAGATGCAGGTAGATGTTTACACAGGTTGACAGGGTGGAGAAAGGTAGATGTTGTGTCTTCAAGTTGGGTCTCAGAGGTCTTAAATACAGGTACGGCTTTGGATGAAAAAGAAGCTCTGATGGTAGTGCTTAGTGTGCAGCCCTGACCTGTGCACAGAGTGGGTAAAGTTATCCCTGCAGAGTGCTGTGTCCCTAGAGGAGCTGGCAACTTGGGACTAGGTTGGCTCATGAGCTATGTTTCACCAGTAGCCAAACCAACCTACTCACACAGGTGCTGCAGGGTGCAGGTCCCGGGAACCAGCCTGAACAGAGGCCATCCAGGGacagatgataaaaataattgtaaggTGGTTACCAGTGCTGATTCTCTCTGAGtatttttcacaaaaagaaaCGAGGAACAGGAATTGTGGCTGAACAAAAGTAtataaaaagaagggaaaattgCCAGGCAACAAAATCTGTTCtctaaaaaagaaagtaaaccCTAAGCTGCTTAATGAACTTCcagccatttttatttctcattctcAGACCTTGGGTGGTCCCTGTCTCCCTTGCTCCCATCTTCCGAGCTCTTATTTTGACCTGCtccaaacaaaaagcttttgctCAGCTTGAATGATCAGTAGCAGTGGGAGGGAGAATGAAATgttgctgctccttcctctaAGTGGAGTCTGCAGCTTGGAGCAGACTGACTGTATGTTGTCCGTGAAGTAATACTCAAGGCACAACATCGAGAGTGTGACTTTCAAAGTCTCTTTCGTCCCTCAGGAGCTTACAGTCAGAGCTGTCCATCTTTGTGACAAGGTTGACAAACATAAGATGCCAGGCTCGAGGTCGTGCCAGTTCTTAGAGTTGACTCTTCTGGccatatacacacacagcatTTTGACATTGGTGGCAAAGGCTTATTGATTTGAAAATGAAGATCTGTCAGGCCAGGACTGAGCTTAAAGTGTTCTTCCAATGAGTTCACAGTAGGTCAGATGAGATCTTTAATGGTTCACTTGAAGACATAGAGTTTTaatgaaagagggaaaaaaggcaacagaGGAGGATTTTGGAGAGAGCAGCTATTTGCAGTCAGCTAACTCCGAGACCACAGGGAGTTAAATGCGAACAAGGCacatcttttatctttttgcCCTTAAGAAATTCCATTTGGAGCTTTTGTCACAAAGGgaaagtctggagaaaaggaactGTGGTCTTAGCTAGGCAAATAaccaatgaaaaaaagagatgtttaaGCAGAGAACCTAACAGATGTGGAAAAGGGGATTAAACAGTGAAGAAGATAACATATTACAGGTTACAGAGTGTGAGGGAGTATTGCCAGAATCCCAGCTGAGTGAGACTTggcaaaggaaattaaaacaaataacaaaaactgTTGGAGCAAAgtgtaaaaagcaaacaaggagAGAAGGAGTGAATAAGGTCGCTATGCAGTTAGCAGGGGTTCTGGATGAAAGATCGTGTACAGCCTCCGAATTGCAGCGAGTCAGTGCtgctggctttttgtttttcctggggATAAAGTCTTAGAGAGTGAGGAGTAGCAACaggaaggggaaagaggaggaaatgatCATTTCTAAATGGGGAGTAAAACCAAAAGCTATCCATGTGCTCAGATCTGTGAGGCAGAAGATCTCTATCCCAAATACATGCCAAAAATCAGTTGTGACATTGTAACTCCATGAAGCAAGACGTTTAGTAAGTAGATCACATCAGAGCATGTTTTTATAGGACTGACACACTagcaaagcttttatttttaatttaggatAAAAGGTACAGCATAACCTGTGCGGCTTTTGATCTATTAACATAACATCAATAGATTGGAAGGTTTTCAAAAGACTTTTcaagaaaaagtatttgaagTGAGGGCAATATTGAATAAAATACCTTGGTAAACTTGCACTGCAACTAAGGACTCTGTTTCTTTGACAACAGAATTGATTTGCCAGGTAAAAGAAGAGGGAACATTCATGCCTGGATGTTGTGTCTGGATACTTTTTCCAGCTATCGGAAGCAGCCACAAAATAGATTTGATCCATTCGAACTTTGACCCACGCTTGGAAGCAACAGAAGAGGATTGCAAGAACCTCAGATGTAATTTGGCCTTGACAACAGCAGTTATTAACCTCCTGTTTATCAGTCAAGATGCTAGGAAATGACACTTTTCTTATCTAGTAGACAAGGGAACCTATAAAGCAATTCTTGTAGTAGCTGGGAGTCAAGCTCTGTAATCCTAGGGTCCCTTCCTTGAGTTTACAAGGGTGACTGCATGTCTCTGGTGTGGAGTATGGCTTTGTGTCATCTGAGGCATGAGTGGATGtatcttctcttctcttcaggTCCTGCTCTGTCCAGCTTTGCCTTCCAGTCCTGTGCTTCTCTGCTCTTGTCCTAGAAGAGAGGGAGCTGATAAAACTTCCTCAGCCACTCCAGAGCACTTCTTAGGCAGTCCAAGGAGCTGTGGTTGTGCAGCGTCAGCTAGTTCTTTCAGCTGAACACCCACATACATGAGTAAATGCTGTTTCTACAGAATTCCCTGTCTTGAGCGCTGGTCTCTCTGACAAACTTCAGAATGTCTGGAGAAGGAAATCTCGCTATAGATGAAAGCCAAAATACTCTAAAATGAGATTGTTCTTTTCAGATCTGCTCAGCTCCGACCTAAAAATTCGTTTAGTCTTTATTAAGTGAGTATAGAACTTAATAAACTTGAATAAGTGGTCTGCAATAAGAAAGGGATACAAACCTATGTATTGTGGACAGTCATGACCACGGGGTCTGGAACAGCTAAGAACTGAATCAGTGACCTGGCAAGCTTCTTTGAGCAAGATCTGGCCCCTCTTGTTCAGCCCCAATGACTTCTTGACCTCAGTAGACTTCCCCAGTGTCCCCCTCCACTCAGGATGAAATAAGAGACAAAGATAGTCCATCTCGGACAGAGAGAGATTTTGTGAAGTGGACTAGGGGCAGCTTTGCGTGTCTTTAGGCTCTCACTTTTGCCCAGCTGAGCAAAAATCCCCTCCCCAACACCCCCCTAAAATCCTGTTTTCCCCTTGTGGCGTGTCTCATCACATCATGACATCACTCTGCATGAGCAATGAAACTGCAGTATCGTTACGATGATGCCAATCTCTGACCAAGTGCTACTTTAATCATTTGGCAGTGACAAAGGTTCCCTGCCCCAGTCTTTCCCCATCTCTTGAGATCAGCTACCCTGATGACTGAGGGAATTGGAAAGCTATAAATGAAACATTACCATTTCCGTAGCTTTCCCAGGGCTGTCTTGTTAGAAATTCAAACCTAGCAAGGAGCCATTccctgaaatgcattttcaatgtaatatttaatatttcctgCTCCAATGGGGCTTGATCTAAAGCCTCTCAAAGTCGGTGGAAAAACTCCAGCTGAGTGTAATAGATTTCAATTAAGCCTGTAGTGACAGAGTTTGAATTTCAAGGATGAAATGAAATTCTCATTCATTGTATCTCTAGATCTGCTTCTCTCTAGAGACCTTGTTCTTGAGATGTAACTTTCAACTTACCCAAAGTGGTCAGCTGTACCAGTAGAAAAACAGAACCCATGCTGAGTTTATCCGTGGAGTGGATAAGAAGTGTTACAGAATCTAAATTCTCACTCCCCTGACCCTATTGCCCTGGTATAGCTGCCTCAGCAGTAATGCGCATGACGTTAAGGTCGCTGTACTTTTCTGAAGCATGATTTTAATGTGGCACAGGAATAAGCTGTGAACAGAAAGCTACTTTCACAAATTTCACCTACAAGCCACAGCTCTTGCTTCTGAAAGCTGTGTCACTACACACCGCTGGCATAGGTGGGTAAGGTCAGAAATACACTGTTATATTTCTCTTCACACAGATCCCCTTAATGCCTTTGCTAGGATCTTTCCTGTGGTGGCTCTTTGATTCTTGTCACATCCAGGGCTGCCAAAGCCTTCAGATTCCTACCTCCTATTGCTTTCAGGGCGGTAATAGTTTGCTAAAAATCCTGGAAGTTTTGACTTTAGCAAAGTTGAATAATCTTTGTCCTCCTCTTTTTAGCCCCCTGTTGCTTTGCATCATCGTCGTATCCTGAAACAAATGAGTATCCTGGAGAGACTGGGAGTGTGTGCAGCGGTATCTCTGTAGTGTCTCTTTTTGTAGGTGTCTTTCATCACCTTCATTAACGTCTCCCTgctcatattttcttttcttgttcccTGTTGCAGGGCTGGAA comes from Anser cygnoides isolate HZ-2024a breed goose chromosome 1, Taihu_goose_T2T_genome, whole genome shotgun sequence and encodes:
- the TST gene encoding thiosulfate sulfurtransferase, whose amino-acid sequence is MAAQVLGKALVSAKWLSEAVKAGRVGAGLRVLDASWYPPQERNARQEFRESHIPGASFFDIEECRDKSSPYDFMLPSEAHFADYVGHLGIGNDTHVVVYDGDKVGTFYAPRAWWMFRVFGHREVSVLNGGFKNWVKEGHPVTAEVSQPTPAVFKAKLDKTLLKTFEEMMENVGSRRFQVVDSRPEGRFRGTELDQGLESGHIPGAVNIPFQSFLTETGHEKSIEEIQQMFREKKVDLSKPLTITCRKGVTACHIALAAYLCGKPDVSIYDGSWSEWFHRAPPEYKVSEMKRNKA